A region of the Yarrowia lipolytica chromosome 1C, complete sequence genome:
ATGCAGTCTTGCGTCGATCAACTGCTCGAAAATGGCTGCACAGTTTTGGGCCCTGGGAGCGGCATTTCGGGGCGATTTAGCTGAGTAAGGCCAGACGCGGTCACTACGTAGGGGGGTGTGATTACATAACCGGTGGTTTCTGGCGTTTGTTTTCTTAGTCATCGGCAAATGTGGCATGTTTACTGCTCCATCTCACTAGACTTGCTTTCAACGAGGCTCACAAGGTTGTGGAGTGAGACATGGCTGGTTGTGCCGGGCGTTCGTTGTGTAATTGGATTATGTAATCGGATCATCTACTCCCGTGAGCGGGTGTTGGTTATGTAATCAGAATACTTATGTGAAGGCTACTGGACGCTGTGGGTCTGGTGAAGTTTTATTGCAAGCACATCCACAATTATGACTACATTGAACCCAGTTTAAGTAAAATATCAACTAATTGGGTTGTCAAGATAAACGGATTTCGTCAAAAAAAGGATCTTTTAGTGCTGTAAATAGATCTTTTAGGATAGTACGTACAATTCCCAAGTGGTCATTCAGAAATTGAAATGGTATTTTGGTAGGATTTCTGGAAGGTGGAAATGACACACCCAGTGACTTTTTGTTTCAACTAATCTTTAACTATAGTGACATTGTTTTTACTTTGGAGGTCTGTTCCTCAATGAGAGTCTTGAGATTGTGATTTgatattttattttttatatattttatattttaaATATTTTATAgtttatattttatatattttatatatatttgaGAAGGAACGAACCCCTAATGATTCCAATCATCTCTCATTCCAATTCCTCTTGACTCACCGGTAACTTGACGAGGAGAGAACCAGCGCCGAAAATGAGAGCActtctgtacagtacatactataaAGTGATCATTGTGATTCTCTCAATGGAACTTTTTTCCAAATGGAGTGACCATATCATCCACTAATGGCTACTTAACTATCATGTCACATCAAAGTTCAGCTCCTTTCTTCTCCTGTAGGCAGCCCCCACTGGGTAGTGAAGGATAGGAACCAGCGACAGACACCCGGAGACTTCTTTGTTGCTACTTGATACTCTCTTCATTCGGGAAATCAAGTAACACTCTTGTTCCAGTCACAGTATGTGTAGAATGGTCGGTCTGAGTAGCCACCTGGAGTTCACCTAGACAATCCACTTCATACTGATCACAATCAGAGAACCAGAAGGGTAACAATCGCTTCGCCCAAATCCTCAGCTCTCACTCGCTCACCAGCCGTCAATCACAAACTATTAATTAACTATTAGATACATGGTCCATATTATACCGTCTCCTCACATTGTCTTAATTCCACAGAGGAACAGGCTCACCGACAGCCTTGTAGGTGGCAATGAAGTTCACAATGAGaatcagcagcagagccacGGCAATAATCAACGGACCAATGGGATTGTCCAGATGCTTCTCGCTTCGCTGCTTAATATAGTTCAGCCGGCTCATGTAGGTGGACCATCCCCAGATTCCGGAAAACAGAGTCAGCGCAAACAAAGTGTAGGCAACGTAGGTGGCAACAGACTTGTCGACGGCAGCCTGCACGGAAGAGTACAACGTGAAAGTCAGAGCGGACAGCAGAGTGGTGATATGGAGCCACTTGTTAAAGGTTCGCTCGTTAGCAAGCCACACCTTGGTCTCGACCTTGACAGGACCGGTGTTTCGGATGAGAACGTCGGGCTTGACAACGCCGGGAGGAAGAACAActtcctcgtcctcggaaAGCGCATCGTCCAGCTTGGGACCAAAAGTTCCCAGGAACGGGATcgagtacttgtgcttgagCGACTTTCGGTTCTTGGGTCGcccctcgtcgtcgtcagagtcggagtcgtcctccatgatggtcaccttcttggtagaaaaagaaggaccaGCAGGAGTGGTAGCACCCTTTCGGGGAGAAGACACAGAGGCGGCTCGAGCACGCACAGCGGCAGTCTTGGCCCGCTCCTTGAGTTTCTTAGTCTCCTGCTCAAACGCCTGCTTAGGATCAATTCGGATatcatcctcctcgaggACAGACAGCCACAGAGGCAGGAAGTTGAGCTTGTCATCCTCACCGTACAGAGAGGCAATACCCTGGATGAACTTGGAAAATTTGggcacctccttgaccagaTGCGACGACGTCAGTTCGTCGATCCACTTGCCGTGCTTTCGGTACACAGACGACGAGGTGATGATCGAGTTGCCAGTGTCAGCGGTGTCAACACCAGGTCGGTTCTGGACTCGGAACTCCAGAACGGCGTAGGGGAACTTGGAGTACTCGCCCTTCCGCAGCACCTTCTTTGGGTCCGACACGGCGTCGATGTCGGTTCGATGCCAGTTGTTGGGGTCTCGGATAGGTCGGTCCTTGTCAAAGGCGTCCTCTTTGATGAAGAGAATGTCATTGTCCATAATGACTCGCACTCGGTTGTCACCAGGGATCTGGAAGGCCGTTCGAGTGTACTGAGCTCGGCACACGGGCTGCAGAGAGTTTTCCCGGATAAAGTCCTGGATGTTCTCCACAGACTTTTCGTAGCCCTCGACTTGATAATCGGGCACGTGCGAAGATTTCATCTTCTGGACAGTCTTCTCCATGTGGTAGGTTCCGTTGATGAAGCCAGCAATGTACTTTTCCTTGATGGGGAGTCGCTCATCGCCGCCTGCGATGGAGTGGTCGACGGTTCGCTTCTCAATGTAGATCTGAGAGTCCTCGTCGGAAGTCTTGCCGGCCCACTTGAGCCGCAGAGAGGGAGAGGTGTCATTCTTTTGTAGCTTACCCTCGTACAGCTCAAAGTCGGAGTTGTCAAAGTAGAGCGACGTCAGGGTGGGATCAACAGAGTCCTGCGAGTCGTTCTGGTTGTTGTAGACCAGAATGGGAAGGTGACGCAGAATTCGGGTCTTGACCTCCATCAGATTGTCGGAATGGACCCAGAACTTGTACGAGGTGTAGTTGAGATCCGAGTCGTTGGTGTATGACGACAACTTGGCGTTGATGGACGCCGACTGGCTCTGGGGAGCCTGTTCTCGAAGGAACGAGTAGACAGCAGAAAGCCGGTTGATAAGCGGCGAGTAGTCTTCGCTGTGGAAGGGCAGGGCCTTGAGTCGCACCTGCAGCAGAGGCTTAACCGAGTACTTGGAGTGTAGTCGGTCGTGcttcttgacaatcttggtGAAGCCGGTGAAGTTGATTCGGGAGAAGtgctcgagctgctgggcgCTCTCAAGAATGTCCTCGATGGTGTGCTCCAGGTTCACAagatcaatctccttgacctcgacaatctgcttctcaatctcGCCAATGGCGTCGGACAGCTTGTTGTACATGTTGGTCTGGAACGAGTACACCTTTTCGAGATCGGAGTCGAGCGCCTGGACGAAGCGGGTCTCGTCGGACTCAGaccactcctccttgtcgttgggCACAACATTCTCCCGGAGAAGTCGCTTGAGCGAGTCGTAGTTGATGTAGTGGTCCTTCCACGGCTCGTAGATTTCGTTTTGAAGGCGAACGCCGAAGAGCATCTGGGTTAGCGGGGTTCTTTGCTTGAGGGTTTCTAGCCGACCGAAGCTCGGTTGGACGAGACTCAAGGAGTAGAGCATCCTCGGCACCCCGAGGACATGATTGGCTAGTCACAGACGAGTTGAACAATAATAACGACATGTCAAACCAGCAACTAAAGTGGATAGTTCTGGTGGACACAGATGCAGGGACCAGGATCACAGCAAGGGTATATGAACAGCGTCGGGGAAGATGTGAGATGTGGTCGGACATCGAGTTTTCTTGGGAGTCGCATACATGTACGCAGTCACCCCCACTACCACATGGAACACTGTACCGCAAGGACACTGTAGTTCCATGAGACATACCTGGATTCAGGAAATGGTTGTACGAGGAGACCACAGTCGAGATACGAGGCACTGGCATCAACAGCTCCGACACAAACCACTGGCGTCAGCTGTCGACACCATGGCCGCCATGTTTCTGTGTTTTGCTACCGTTGCCATGTCTCTCTGTCATCAACACCTCGCCCCTGTGCACTCCGTCATCAACACCTCGCCCCTGTGCACTCCGTCTGTGTCACTAACCCCCCAACGTCATACTCACTTTCAATACGGttctgatgatgaagaggaaTTGTCGTCGACAGTGTCCCCCAAGTTTAGTGGTTGGCGGTGCATAAAGTTTGTGTTAGTGTCGACAAAAGGCCGATTTGGCACTAGCGGAAAAGCGCCGATGAAGAGACGT
Encoded here:
- a CDS encoding uncharacterized protein (Compare to YALI0C10252g, similar to uniprot|P43585 Saccharomyces cerevisiae YFL004w VTC2 putative polyphosphate synthetase) translates to MLYSLSLVQPSFGRLETLKQRTPLTQMLFGVRLQNEIYEPWKDHYINYDSLKRLLRENVVPNDKEEWSESDETRFVQALDSDLEKVYSFQTNMYNKLSDAIGEIEKQIVEVKEIDLVNLEHTIEDILESAQQLEHFSRINFTGFTKIVKKHDRLHSKYSVKPLLQVRLKALPFHSEDYSPLINRLSAVYSFLREQAPQSQSASINAKLSSYTNDSDLNYTSYKFWVHSDNLMEVKTRILRHLPILVYNNQNDSQDSVDPTLTSLYFDNSDFELYEGKLQKNDTSPSLRLKWAGKTSDEDSQIYIEKRTVDHSIAGGDERLPIKEKYIAGFINGTYHMEKTVQKMKSSHVPDYQVEGYEKSVENIQDFIRENSLQPVCRAQYTRTAFQIPGDNRVRVIMDNDILFIKEDAFDKDRPIRDPNNWHRTDIDAVSDPKKVLRKGEYSKFPYAVLEFRVQNRPGVDTADTGNSIITSSSVYRKHGKWIDELTSSHLVKEVPKFSKFIQGIASLYGEDDKLNFLPLWLSVLEEDDIRIDPKQAFEQETKKLKERAKTAAVRARAASVSSPRKGATTPAGPSFSTKKVTIMEDDSDSDDDEGRPKNRKSLKHKYSIPFLGTFGPKLDDALSEDEEVVLPPGVVKPDVLIRNTGPVKVETKVWLANERTFNKWLHITTLLSALTFTLYSSVQAAVDKSVATYVAYTLFALTLFSGIWGWSTYMSRLNYIKQRSEKHLDNPIGPLIIAVALLLILIVNFIATYKAVGEPVPLWN
- a CDS encoding uncharacterized protein (Compare to YALI0C10274g, no similarity); amino-acid sequence: MYAVTPTTTWNTVPQGHCSSMRHTWIQEMVVRGDHSRDTRHWHQQLRHKPLASAVDTMAAMFLCFATVAMSLCHQHLAPVHSVINTSPLCTPSVSLTPQRHTHFQYGSDDEEELSSTVSPKFSGWRCIKFVLVSTKGRFGTSGKAPMKRRFERLILTQRLQRPAAVFRRFPNADICPQRPYSTTFNSSPPLPQDANIVFVSDRKYHGQE